In a single window of the Ancylobacter polymorphus genome:
- a CDS encoding DMT family transporter, which translates to MEKPRLAVELALLLLLATLWGVSYSFIKIGVETIPPLSFIAARTALAGAVLYAVLRGRGLRLPADRATWGAFLIQAVLNSAVPFTLIAWAETRLGAGLAVILNATTPIFAFLMAAATGRHPSGGALRGVGVACGLVGTGLVVGTEALSVDAFATPGAVLAPLAILLATACYAGAALFGARFAGLDPMLPACGSLLCGTGVLAPLALVVDRPWTLTPSPASLAALVALALASTAAAFVLYFRLLHTLGPVGATAQAYLRVPIGVGISVAFLGEALAPTAWLGLVVVVIGVAAMTAPRREPAGR; encoded by the coding sequence ATGGAAAAGCCCCGCCTCGCGGTCGAACTCGCCCTTCTTCTGCTGCTAGCGACCCTGTGGGGCGTCTCCTACAGCTTCATCAAGATCGGCGTGGAGACCATTCCCCCGCTCAGCTTCATCGCCGCCCGCACCGCGCTGGCCGGCGCGGTGCTCTATGCGGTGCTACGCGGGCGCGGCCTGCGCCTGCCGGCGGACCGGGCGACATGGGGGGCCTTCCTCATCCAGGCCGTGCTGAACAGCGCGGTGCCCTTCACCCTCATCGCCTGGGCGGAGACGCGGCTCGGCGCCGGGCTGGCGGTCATCCTCAACGCCACCACGCCGATCTTCGCCTTCCTGATGGCGGCAGCGACCGGCCGGCATCCCTCCGGCGGGGCGCTGCGGGGGGTGGGCGTCGCCTGCGGGCTGGTGGGGACGGGCCTCGTGGTGGGGACGGAAGCGCTCAGTGTGGACGCCTTCGCGACGCCGGGGGCGGTGCTGGCGCCGCTCGCCATTCTCCTCGCCACCGCCTGCTATGCCGGGGCGGCGCTGTTCGGCGCCCGCTTTGCCGGGCTGGACCCGATGCTGCCGGCCTGCGGCTCGCTGCTGTGCGGAACGGGGGTGCTGGCGCCGCTGGCGCTGGTGGTCGACCGGCCATGGACGCTCACCCCCTCGCCCGCCTCGCTGGCGGCTCTGGTGGCGCTGGCGCTCGCCTCAACGGCGGCGGCCTTCGTGCTGTATTTCCGCCTGCTGCACACGCTCGGCCCGGTGGGCGCCACGGCGCAGGCTTATCTGCGGGTGCCGATCGGGGTCGGCATCAGTGTCGCCTTCCTCGGTGAGGCGCTGGCTCCCACCGCCTGGCTCGGGCTGGTGGTGGTGGTGATCGGCGTCGCGGCGATGACGGCGCCGAGAAGGGAGCCGGCCGGGCGGTGA
- a CDS encoding transposase has protein sequence MSAIVYVIRNGSQWKDAPTGYCPPKTLYSHFIRWRWLGVFGASWPTSPATGSDRRAS, from the coding sequence GTGAGCGCCATCGTCTACGTGATCCGCAACGGCTCGCAATGGAAGGATGCGCCGACGGGCTATTGTCCGCCTAAGACGCTCTACAGCCACTTCATCCGCTGGCGCTGGCTGGGGGTGTTCGGCGCATCTTGGCCAACCTCGCCGGCGACGGGCTCAGACCGGCGTGCATCATGA
- a CDS encoding ester cyclase: protein MTRTDLADLYRAYIACLNRQDWRQLGQFVGDEVRYNGEPVGLSGYRAMLERDFRAIPDLRFEIGLLVVDPPHVASNLLFDCTPTGLLFGLPVNGRRVRFAENVFYEFRDGHIAEVRSVIDKAAVEA, encoded by the coding sequence ATGACGAGAACCGATCTCGCCGATCTCTACCGAGCCTACATCGCCTGCCTGAACCGGCAGGACTGGCGACAACTGGGGCAGTTCGTCGGCGACGAGGTCCGCTACAATGGCGAGCCGGTCGGCCTCTCGGGCTATCGCGCCATGCTGGAAAGGGATTTCCGCGCCATTCCGGACCTGCGTTTCGAGATTGGCCTGCTGGTCGTCGACCCGCCGCACGTGGCCAGCAATCTGCTCTTCGATTGCACGCCGACTGGCCTGCTCTTCGGCCTGCCGGTCAATGGTCGCAGGGTCCGCTTCGCCGAGAACGTCTTCTACGAATTCCGCGACGGCCACATCGCCGAGGTCCGCTCGGTCATCGACAAGGCTGCCGTCGAGGCGTAG
- the rpsA gene encoding 30S ribosomal protein S1: protein MSATQTLAAARDDFAAMLEESFGQSELAEGSVVKGIVVAIEKDLAIIDIGLKTEGRVALKEFAGPGRDQEIKVGDEVEVYLERVENALGEAVLSRDKARREESWVRLEKAFNAQEKVTGVIFNQVKGGFTVDLDGAVAFLPRSQVDIRPIRDVGPLMHNPQPFQILKMDRRRGNIVVSRRTVLEETRAEQRHELVQNLEEGQVIDGVVKNITDYGAFVDLGGIDGLLHVTDIAWRRVNHPTEVLNIGQTVKVKIIKINHETHRISLGMKQLLGDPWEGIEAKYPVEARFKGRVTNITDYGAFVELEPGIEGLIHVSEMSWTKKNVHPGKIVATSQEVEVAILEVDPVKRRISLGLKQTLQNPWDAFAEKYPAGAVVEGEVKNKTEFGLFLGLDGDVDGMVHLSDLDWNRPGEQVIEEFKKGDMIKAVVLDVDVEKERISLGVKQLGGDPFQDAGELRKGAIVTCEVIDVKDGGVDVKIIGSDMTTFVKRSELARDRGDQRPDRFAVGEKFDARVTLFDRKARKVQVSIKALEIAEEKEAVAQFGSQDSGASLGDILGAALKKQAEKAD, encoded by the coding sequence ATGTCCGCTACTCAAACGCTTGCCGCCGCGCGTGACGATTTCGCCGCCATGCTCGAAGAGAGCTTCGGCCAGTCCGAGCTCGCCGAAGGTTCCGTCGTCAAGGGCATCGTCGTCGCGATCGAGAAGGATCTCGCGATCATCGATATCGGCCTGAAGACCGAAGGCCGCGTGGCACTGAAGGAATTTGCCGGCCCCGGCCGCGACCAGGAAATCAAGGTCGGCGACGAGGTCGAGGTCTATCTCGAGCGCGTCGAGAACGCGCTGGGCGAAGCCGTCCTCTCCCGCGACAAGGCCCGCCGCGAAGAAAGCTGGGTCCGCCTCGAAAAGGCGTTCAACGCGCAGGAGAAGGTGACGGGCGTCATCTTCAACCAGGTCAAGGGCGGCTTCACCGTCGACCTCGACGGCGCCGTGGCCTTCCTGCCGCGCAGCCAGGTGGACATCCGCCCGATCCGCGATGTCGGCCCGCTGATGCACAACCCGCAGCCGTTCCAGATCCTCAAGATGGATCGCCGCCGCGGCAACATCGTGGTCTCGCGCCGCACGGTTCTCGAAGAGACCCGCGCCGAGCAGCGCCACGAGCTGGTGCAGAACCTCGAAGAAGGTCAGGTCATCGACGGCGTGGTCAAGAACATCACCGATTACGGTGCGTTCGTCGACCTCGGCGGCATTGACGGCCTGCTGCACGTCACCGACATCGCCTGGCGCCGCGTGAACCACCCGACCGAGGTGCTGAACATCGGCCAGACGGTCAAGGTGAAGATCATCAAGATCAACCACGAGACCCACCGCATCTCGCTCGGCATGAAGCAGCTGCTCGGCGATCCGTGGGAGGGCATCGAGGCCAAGTACCCGGTGGAGGCCCGCTTCAAGGGTCGCGTCACCAACATCACCGACTACGGCGCGTTCGTGGAACTGGAGCCGGGCATCGAAGGCCTGATCCACGTCTCCGAAATGAGCTGGACCAAGAAGAACGTCCACCCCGGCAAGATCGTCGCCACCTCGCAGGAAGTGGAAGTGGCGATCCTCGAGGTGGATCCGGTCAAGCGCCGCATCTCGCTCGGCCTCAAGCAGACCCTGCAGAACCCCTGGGACGCCTTCGCCGAGAAGTATCCGGCCGGCGCGGTGGTCGAGGGCGAGGTCAAGAACAAGACCGAGTTCGGTCTGTTCCTCGGCCTCGACGGCGATGTGGACGGCATGGTCCACCTCTCCGATCTCGACTGGAACCGTCCGGGCGAGCAGGTGATCGAGGAGTTCAAGAAGGGCGACATGATCAAGGCGGTCGTTCTCGACGTGGATGTCGAGAAGGAGCGCATCTCGCTCGGCGTGAAGCAGCTCGGCGGTGACCCCTTCCAGGACGCCGGCGAACTGCGCAAGGGCGCCATCGTCACCTGCGAGGTGATCGACGTGAAGGATGGCGGCGTCGATGTGAAGATCATCGGCTCCGACATGACCACCTTCGTCAAGCGCTCGGAACTGGCCCGCGACCGCGGCGACCAGCGCCCGGACCGCTTCGCCGTCGGCGAGAAGTTCGACGCCCGCGTCACCCTGTTCGACCGCAAGGCGCGCAAGGTGCAGGTCTCGATCAAGGCGCTGGAAATCGCCGAGGAGAAGGAAGCCGTGGCCCAGTTCGGCTCGCAGGATTCCGGTGCCTCGCTCGGCGACATCCTCGGCGCCGCGCTGAAGAAGCAGGCCGAGAAGGCGGATTGA